One window of the Labilibaculum sp. genome contains the following:
- a CDS encoding UpxY family transcription antiterminator, whose product MQAIKRPYFWHAIYTRSRAEKRLYQELCSKNIECYLPLQKELRQWSDRTKWVEEPLLRSYLFVKVSEREYYNAINSSFAVRYVTFGGKAVSIPEQQIEALRLFLEDQNRKVDLCSDHLEKGELVEVVAGPLKGIQGEITQIKGKNRIVIRFDSLGTCVYTDISLDTIKQVQPVTH is encoded by the coding sequence ATGCAAGCCATCAAAAGACCTTACTTTTGGCATGCGATCTATACACGGTCGCGGGCTGAAAAGAGGCTTTATCAAGAATTGTGCTCGAAAAATATCGAGTGCTATCTTCCTTTACAAAAAGAGCTTCGACAATGGAGTGATCGTACGAAGTGGGTGGAAGAGCCTCTTCTTCGGTCATATTTATTTGTGAAAGTCAGCGAAAGAGAATACTACAACGCAATCAACTCAAGTTTTGCAGTTAGGTATGTAACTTTCGGCGGCAAAGCTGTGTCTATACCCGAACAACAAATTGAAGCACTTCGGCTTTTTTTAGAAGATCAAAACCGTAAGGTTGATCTATGTTCAGATCATCTGGAAAAAGGAGAGTTGGTTGAAGTTGTTGCAGGTCCTCTAAAAGGCATTCAAGGCGAAATCACACAAATAAAGGGGAAGAATCGTATTGTTATCCGCTTCGATTCTTTAGGAACTTGTGTTTATACAGATATCAGTCTGGATACCATCAAACAAGTTCAACCAGTCACGCATTAA